In the Juglans microcarpa x Juglans regia isolate MS1-56 chromosome 6D, Jm3101_v1.0, whole genome shotgun sequence genome, one interval contains:
- the LOC121234618 gene encoding LOW QUALITY PROTEIN: auxin response factor 2B-like (The sequence of the model RefSeq protein was modified relative to this genomic sequence to represent the inferred CDS: inserted 2 bases in 2 codons; deleted 1 base in 1 codon), with amino-acid sequence MAASDVSINGNSGYSDHKDVPNSTDGEKGHSTFSGTSKDAETALYTELWHACAGPLVTVPRENERVFYFPQGHIEQVEASTNQVADQQMPLYDLPSKILCRVINVQLKAEADTDEVFVQVTLIPEANQDENSVEKEPPPPPPPRFHVHSFCKTLTASDTSTHGGFSVLRRHADECLPPLDMSRQPPTQELVAKDLHGNEWRFRHIFRGQPRRHLLQSGWSVFVSSKKLVAGMRFLPLRGENGELRVGVRRAMRQQGNVPSSVISSHSMHLGVLATAWHAISTRTIFTVYYKPRTSPAEFIVPYDQYMESIKNNHSIGMRFKMRFEGEEAPEQRFPGTIVGVEDADTKRWPKSKWRCLKVRWDETSIIPRPDRVSPWKIEPALAPPALNSLPMPRPKRARSNMVPLSPDSSVLTREGSSKVALDPLPSSGFSRVLQGQEFSTLXGNFVESNESDTAEKSIVWPPSLDDQKFDIVSASRRYVSENWMSXGRHEPTYTDLLSGFGANADISHGPFAPCVDQASAAVKFSRKLSLDQEGKFNFLASQWSLPSNLSHNLLDTNLNCPVQGGDVAYQAQGNARYDAITESSMLHCHRVEHPQGNWLRPPPAPCHFETPAHSREPMPIPISVQQCEAVKPKDGNYKLFGIPLISNPVTTGPVAPQRGMMNEPGGHILDTSHPARTLESDQKSEQSQGSKSAENPLPVNEKKSVQRREQHSREVQGKTLGSSTRSCTKVHKQGIALGRSVDLTKFNNYEELIAELDQLFEFGGGLMAPQKNWLVVYTDDEGDMMLVGDDPWQEFCGMVRKIFIYTREEVQKMNPGTLDSKVGENQLVGEEGNGNEVKSQPLSFASTPEKC; translated from the exons GTGGAGGCGTCTACCAATCAAGTGGCGGACCAGCAGATGCCATTATATGATCTTCCCTCTAAGATCCTTTGCCGGGTCATTAATGTACAATTGAAG GCTGAAGCCGACACGGATGAGGTGTTCGTGCAAGTAACTTTGATTCCCGAGGCAAAC CAAGATGAGAACTCTGTGGAGAAGGAACCTcccccacctccaccaccacgaTTTCATGTGCACTCTTTCTGTAAGACGCTAACGGCCTCGGATACAAGCACTCATGGTGGATTTTCAGTGTTAAGACGTCATGCAGATGAATGTCTCCCGCCACTC GACATGTCAAGGCAGCCTCCGACCCAGGAGTTGGTTGCCAAGGACTTGCATGGAAATGAGTGGCGATTCAGGCATATCTTTCGGG GTCAACCGCGAAGGCACTTGCTTCAAAGTGGTTGGAGCGTGTTTGTTAGCTCTAAAAAGCTTGTTGCTGGGATGCGTTT TTTACCTCTTAGGGGTGAGAATGGGGAGCTTCGCGTTGGTGTGAGACGAGCTATGAGACAGCAGGGTAATGTCCCATCCTCAGTCATATCCAGTCACAGCATGCATCTTGGTGTCCTTGCCACTGCATGGCATGCCATCTCTACTAGGACCATTTTCACTGTGTACTACAAGCCTAG GACAAGTCCCGCTGAATTTATTGTTCCCTATGATCAGTATATGGAGTCTATCAAGAATAACCACTCCATCGGGATGAGGTTCAAAATGAGATTTGAAGGTGAAGAAGCTCCTGAGCAAAG GTTTCCTGGTACCATAGTTGGAGTTGAAGATGCTGACACCAAGAGGTGGCCAAAGTCCAAATGGAGATGCCTCAAG GTGAGATGGGACGAAACAAGTATTATACCTCGCCCAGACAGAGTTTCGCCTTGGAAAATAGAACCAGCTCTTGCTCCTCCTGCACTAAATTCCCTTCCGATGCCCAGGCCAAAGAGGGCCCGATCA AACATGGTTCCCTTATCCCCTGACTCCTCAGTTCTTACCAGGGAAG GTTCATCTAAAGTGGCTCTAGACCCTTTGCCATCAAGTGGATTTTCAAGGGTCTTGCAAGGTCAAGAATTCTCGACCT GAGGCAATTTTGTGGAGAGCAATGAGTCTGACACTGCTGAAAAGTCCATTGTGTGGCCACCTTCACTAGATGATCAAAAGTTTGACATAGTTTCTGCATCGAGAAGATATGTGTCAGAGAACTGGATGT GGGGGAGGCATGAACCAACTTACACGGATTTGCTGTCGGGCTTTGGGGCTAATGCTGATATTTCCCATGGTCCCTTTGCACCCTGTGTTGATCAAGCTTCTGCAGCTGttaaattttcaagaaaacttTCACTTGACCAGGAAGGGAAGTTTAACTTTCTGGCTAGCCAATGGTCCTTGCCCTCCAATCTCTCGCATAACTTGTTGGATACTAATCTGAACTGTCCTGTACAAGGTGGTGATGTAGCTTATCAAGCACAAGGCAATGCTAGATATGATGCCATTACTGAGTCCTCCATGCTCCATTGTCACAGAGTTGAGCACCCACAAGGAAACTGGTTGAGGCCTCCACCAGCCCCATGTCATTTTGAGACACCTGCTCATTCGAGAGAGCCAATGCCTATACCTATATCGGTACAGCAATGTGAGGCTGTGAAACCCAAAGATGGGAACTACAAGCTCTTTGGCATACCCCTCATTAGTAATCCTGTTACAACAGGGCCAGTAGCACCACAGAGGGGAATGATGAATGAACCAGGTGGTCATATACTTGATACTTCGCACCCGGCTCGTACTCTTGAGTCTGATCAAAAGTCAGAACAATCCCAGGGTTCAAAATCAGCAGAGAATCCTCTTCCTGTTAATGAGAAGAAATCTGTACAAAGACGTGAGCAACATTCAAGAGAGGTGCAAGGCAAGACACTAGGAAGTTCAACTAGGAGTTGTACCAAG GTTCACAAGCAGGGGATTGCACTTGGTAGGTCAGTGGACCTaactaaatttaataattatgaagaACTGATTGCTGAATTGGACCAATTGTTTGAGTTTGGTGGTGGATTGATGGCTCCTCAAAAGAATTGGTTGGTTGTATACACTGATGATGAGGGTGATATGATGCTTGTTGGGGATGATCCCTGGCA AGAATTTTGTGGCATGGTTCGCAAGATTTTCATCTACACCAGAGAGGAGGTCCAGAAGATGAACCCAGGGACCCTTGATTCAAAGGTTGGGGAGAATCAATTGGTTGGTGAAGAAGGGAATGGGAACGAAGTGAAGTCTCAGCCGCTTTCTTTTGCATCAACGCCTGAGAAATGTTAG
- the LOC121234967 gene encoding transcription factor ICE1-like yields MGSLSSYKSMLELEDEWYNMDNNTAQNHLTFLANLADHVPESLLLHPADSSSSCSPASSVFTNLDPSQVHYLLPPKPTSSSLINGLSNNPLEHGFDLGCDVGLVEAQASNVPSFLNREGGFLSNFTDLSSNSQINALGICSDSQLQTTRLPTFPEVDAGFAGCKGLDEDSGNALFMNRSKILRPLESFTSTGAQPTLFQKRAALRKNLAGCGGNLAISNAVEGDKGQKEMGEQGEGNTKLSIGDDVEDASFDGYGLNYDSDEFTENDKAEGNAKDKGGNSSNAINSITGGEEQRGKKKGLPAKNLMAERRRRKKLNDRLYMLRSVVPKISKMDRASILGDAIEYLKELLQRINDLHNELESTPPGSSLSATTSFHPLTPTLTTLPSRTKEEICPSSMPSPNGQAARVEVRVREGRAVNIHMFCGRRPGLLLSTMRAMDNLGLDIQQAVISCFNGFAMDIFRAEQYKEEQGQDVYPEQIKAVLLDSAGLHGMM; encoded by the exons ATGGGTTCGCTCTCATCCTACAAGTCCATGCTGGAACTCGAAGACGAATGGTATAATATGGACAATAATACTGCCCAAAACCACTTAACCTTCTTAGCCAATCTCGCTGACCATGTCCCTGAGAGCCTATTGCTACACCCAGCTGACTCGTCCTCTTCTTGCTCTCCAGCTTCCTCTGTTTTCACCAACCTCGACCCTTCTCAGGTGCACTACCTTTTGCCTCCCAAACCAACTTCTTCTTCCCTTATTAACGGCCTCTCGAACAACCCTTTAGAGCATGGGTTTGATTTGGGGTGCGACGTCGGGCTTGTCGAAGCCCAAGCTTCCAATGTTCCCAGTTTTCTGAACAGGGAAGGTGGGTTTTTGAGCAACTTCACCGATTTGAGCTCCAATTCTCAGATTAACGCTCTCGGTATATGCTCAGATTCCCAACTCCAGACGACGCGTCTGCCTACTTTTCCTGAAGTTGATGCCGGGTTCGCTGGGTGTAAGGGTTTAGATGAGGATTCTGGGAATGCTCTGTTTATGAATAGGTCCAAGATTCTAAGACCGCTCGAATCTTTCACTTCAACGGGCGCGCagcccactctttttcaaaagagagCGGCTCTAAGGAAAAACTTGGCCGGTTGTGGGGGCAATTTGGCGATTTCGAATGCTGTTGAGGGAGATAAAGGGCAGAAAGAAATGGGGGAACAGGGTGAGGGAAATACGAAACTGAGCATTGGGGATGATGTGGAAGATGCAAGCTTTGATGGGTATGGTCTGAATTACGATTCAGATGAGTTCACGGAGAACGATAAGGCAGAGGGCAATGCTAAGGACAAAGGCGGGAATAGCTCCAATGCAATTAATAGTATTACCGGTGGAGAAGAGCAGagggggaagaagaaggggCTCCCTGCTAAGAATCTGATGGCTGAGAGGCGCCGCCGGAAGAAGCTTAATGATAGGCTCTACATGCTGAGGTCCGTGGTTCCGAAGATTAGtaaa ATGGATAGGGCTTCAATCCTTGGGGACGCAATTGAATACTTGAAGGAACTTCTGCAAAGGATCAATGACCTCCATAACGAATTGGAGTCAACCCCTCCTGGCTCTTCACTGTCAGCTACCACAAGCTTCCACCCTTTGACACCCACACTAACTACCCTACCCAGCCGAACAAAGGAAGAGATTTGCCCGAGCTCAATGCCCAGCCCAAATGGCCAAGCTGCAAGG GTGGAAGTTAGGGTAAGAGAAGGAAGAGCTGTAAACATCCACATGTTTTGTGGCCGCAGACCTGGTCTCTTGCTCTCCACCATGAGGGCTATGGATAACCTTGGATTAGATATCCAACAAGCAGTCATAAGCTGTTTCAATGGTTTTGCAATGGATATATTTCGAGCTGAG CAATACAAGGAAGAGCAAGGGCAGGATGTCTATCCCGAGCAAATCAAGGCAGTGCTTTTGGACTCAGCTGGCCTCCATGGAATGATGTAG